A single region of the Paraburkholderia megapolitana genome encodes:
- a CDS encoding tyrosine-type recombinase/integrase encodes MTFLQLSDSLVPGQLRSVTLVGKPPIPRYWASVWLIMSMGHLAESTQTGKLRYIEDLYQHADRILGPNGLDDALADVDDGALADVLESWFVSIRNRSRATRADELRWHAGLGFVTDVLTWLSRSRIPDDRLRGIEARLHRLSTLYSQLHVRKSSQAETVRSLPASVVEALYDLLDPESGRNPFKHARTRWRVYIAFVLMLHQGLRRGELLLLTADCVKSGFDRKRQTLRYWLNVQENEYDDAEADESIDSRYSKPSIKTVHSLRQIPVSPLTAQLVQTYVENYRGRPSHPFLLNSSVGNPLATESLTKAFREVSKALPDPVRQELSDRSDKDSVMPHDLRHTCAVVRLHQLLDNGDPMDEALQKMRTFFGWSKKSVMPSRYARAVFEDRLADVWNDSFDERVALLRAIP; translated from the coding sequence ATGACTTTCCTTCAGTTATCGGATTCGCTGGTTCCAGGGCAACTGAGAAGCGTCACGCTTGTCGGCAAACCTCCGATACCGCGATATTGGGCCAGCGTCTGGCTGATCATGTCGATGGGCCACCTGGCCGAATCGACCCAAACCGGCAAGCTTCGGTACATTGAAGATCTGTACCAGCATGCGGACCGGATTCTGGGGCCAAACGGTCTCGACGATGCTCTTGCTGATGTCGATGACGGCGCGCTGGCCGACGTTCTTGAATCGTGGTTTGTCTCGATCCGGAACCGGTCGCGAGCAACCCGAGCCGACGAGTTGCGCTGGCACGCTGGCCTCGGCTTTGTAACTGATGTGCTGACCTGGCTTTCCAGGAGCCGGATTCCGGACGATCGTCTGCGAGGCATAGAGGCGCGGCTACATAGGCTTTCGACCTTGTACAGCCAATTGCACGTGCGAAAAAGCAGTCAGGCTGAAACTGTCCGCTCGTTGCCAGCCTCCGTCGTGGAGGCGCTTTACGATCTGCTGGACCCGGAGTCCGGTCGGAATCCGTTCAAGCATGCGAGGACCCGCTGGCGTGTTTACATTGCCTTCGTGCTGATGCTGCATCAAGGTCTGCGGCGCGGCGAGTTGCTGCTGCTTACGGCAGACTGTGTGAAATCCGGTTTCGACAGGAAACGACAAACGCTGCGCTATTGGCTCAACGTCCAAGAAAATGAATACGATGACGCAGAAGCCGACGAGTCAATCGACTCACGGTATTCGAAGCCAAGCATTAAAACAGTCCATTCTCTCCGACAGATTCCTGTCAGCCCGCTAACGGCGCAACTGGTTCAGACCTACGTTGAAAACTACCGCGGTCGCCCTAGCCACCCCTTCCTGCTCAATTCATCTGTCGGCAACCCGCTCGCGACTGAGTCACTGACGAAAGCGTTTCGCGAAGTTTCGAAGGCATTGCCAGACCCGGTACGCCAGGAATTGAGCGATCGCAGTGACAAGGACTCCGTTATGCCGCATGACTTACGCCACACCTGTGCGGTCGTTCGCTTACATCAATTGCTGGATAACGGTGACCCGATGGACGAGGCGTTGCAGAAGATGAGAACGTTCTTCGGGTGGTCGAAGAAATCGGTGATGCCCTCGCGCTACGCACGGGCCGTGTTCGAGGATCGGTTAGCGGACGTGTGGAATGACAGCTTTGATGAGCGCGTAGCGTTGCTGCGCGCAATTCCGTAA
- a CDS encoding DUF2523 family protein gives MFGILLSAFNVVLGFVVRSIIARFFAYFVMYFITTEFVAVLQSAGILPSASALTGAFGGIGSDVWYFMDLCAFGYGVPLLVSAYATRFIIRRIPVIG, from the coding sequence ATGTTCGGGATTCTGCTTAGTGCGTTCAATGTTGTTCTCGGGTTCGTGGTGCGCTCGATCATCGCGCGTTTCTTTGCCTATTTCGTGATGTACTTCATCACGACCGAGTTCGTCGCCGTTCTCCAGAGCGCGGGAATACTGCCGTCCGCCTCGGCACTGACTGGCGCGTTTGGAGGCATCGGTAGCGACGTGTGGTACTTCATGGATCTGTGCGCGTTCGGCTACGGTGTGCCGCTGCTGGTGTCGGCGTACGCCACGCGTTTCATCATCCGCCGTATTCCCGTGATCGGCTAA
- a CDS encoding HEPN domain-containing protein has product MASEAWNTFEKNIKDVITLHNLHTRVAMTDSSAPPETEVLNRAGIVLTTSFWEAFCEDVAAEALEKIVASAKDASVLPKEIKKQIARELKANSNEVAVWDLAGDNWRVLLQTRLAALQDARNKKLNTPKSQNIDDLFESAIGLPGVSSGWTIEYCTEPGKTILMDADATRKKLDEMVTLRGEIAHRGKAKAAIMKDDVKDYAMFVAGIAISINRQLSEYVQSISGVKPW; this is encoded by the coding sequence ATGGCAAGCGAAGCTTGGAATACGTTCGAGAAAAATATTAAAGATGTCATTACGCTTCACAACCTGCATACCAGGGTTGCGATGACTGACTCGTCGGCCCCACCAGAAACGGAAGTTCTAAATCGGGCGGGTATCGTTCTGACCACGTCTTTTTGGGAGGCTTTTTGTGAGGACGTGGCGGCTGAGGCGCTCGAAAAGATTGTTGCGTCAGCAAAGGATGCGAGCGTTCTACCCAAAGAGATCAAAAAACAGATAGCGAGAGAATTGAAGGCGAATTCGAACGAAGTTGCGGTATGGGACTTGGCTGGTGACAATTGGAGGGTGTTGCTGCAGACACGACTTGCCGCTCTTCAGGACGCTCGAAACAAGAAGTTGAATACTCCCAAGTCGCAGAATATCGATGATCTTTTTGAATCAGCAATTGGGCTTCCCGGCGTGTCCTCGGGGTGGACGATAGAGTACTGTACAGAACCGGGTAAAACTATATTGATGGATGCAGACGCGACGCGAAAGAAGCTCGATGAAATGGTGACGCTACGGGGTGAGATCGCGCACCGGGGAAAGGCTAAGGCGGCGATTATGAAGGACGACGTGAAGGACTACGCGATGTTCGTGGCTGGCATCGCTATATCTATCAATCGTCAACTGAGCGAGTACGTTCAGTCGATTTCGGGAGTCAAGCCTTGGTGA
- a CDS encoding glycoside hydrolase family 73 protein produces MLEPALIDLKGLPVMPTHTAHKHHKAHSTPPQVQAFLDTHLASAQDIQRRYGIPAGIVLAQSALETRWGTRVVANAYFGMKGRAPNGASATFATHENINGTATLTQGTFRAYSSYDDAAQDWADQVRDNPRFRECYQRQRTITCAMILAQNGYATDPHYAAKLLTIIHSHHLDQYDTTAP; encoded by the coding sequence ATGCTCGAACCCGCTCTAATCGATCTCAAAGGCTTGCCTGTCATGCCAACACATACCGCTCACAAACACCACAAAGCGCACTCGACGCCGCCCCAGGTGCAGGCGTTCCTAGACACCCATCTTGCCAGCGCGCAGGACATCCAGAGGCGCTACGGCATCCCGGCCGGGATCGTCCTGGCACAATCGGCACTCGAGACCCGCTGGGGAACACGCGTTGTAGCCAATGCGTATTTCGGCATGAAAGGCCGAGCCCCAAACGGCGCTTCCGCTACGTTTGCTACACACGAAAACATCAACGGAACAGCTACCCTCACCCAAGGCACGTTCCGCGCTTACTCCAGCTATGACGACGCCGCGCAGGACTGGGCCGACCAGGTTCGAGACAACCCTCGATTTCGAGAATGCTACCAACGGCAGCGGACTATCACGTGTGCCATGATTCTCGCCCAGAACGGATACGCAACAGATCCACATTACGCAGCAAAACTGCTTACCATCATCCACTCACACCACCTCGACCAGTACGACACGACGGCCCCGTAA
- a CDS encoding zonular occludens toxin domain-containing protein, with protein MAINAYCGVMGSGKSYEVVSGPLLDAVAAGRRVVTNIDGVNEDVIHDYLHGKRGVPLEHLGAIVHVRTDDMRAADFFPVEMESSGGATVTPGFVKPGDLVVVDEAWKLWATDKKVSPEHMNFFRMHRHFVHEETGVACDVVLMIQSIADLHRSIRAVIELSFVMVKLKSLGISKGYRVEMYETGKQTNRNRTGTFVRKYRPEIFPLYKSYAGGAGKESTVDKRQNVLANPMLWLLVGGMAVVVAVGWWGAWRFFHPPGRPAAAKAAASAAHASAASGTSAVSTTPAVPPVSDVWRVVGGYTVDGLSWVLLADAAGHLRVESPAAFIGSGITRVGVVDGQRVTQWSGAGKSGSLLAGAAK; from the coding sequence ATGGCAATTAACGCTTACTGCGGCGTGATGGGTTCCGGCAAGTCGTATGAGGTTGTGTCCGGGCCGCTGCTCGATGCGGTCGCGGCAGGCCGTCGTGTCGTGACGAACATCGACGGCGTGAATGAGGACGTGATTCACGACTATCTGCACGGCAAGCGCGGCGTGCCACTGGAACACCTCGGCGCAATCGTCCACGTTCGCACCGACGACATGCGCGCGGCTGACTTCTTTCCGGTCGAAATGGAAAGCTCGGGTGGTGCGACGGTGACACCGGGTTTCGTCAAACCGGGTGACCTCGTTGTGGTTGATGAGGCGTGGAAGCTGTGGGCGACCGACAAAAAGGTCAGTCCGGAACACATGAATTTCTTTCGTATGCATCGCCACTTCGTGCATGAGGAAACGGGTGTGGCCTGCGACGTGGTGCTCATGATCCAGAGCATTGCGGACCTGCACCGTTCGATTCGCGCCGTCATCGAACTATCGTTCGTGATGGTCAAGCTCAAGAGCCTGGGCATCTCGAAGGGCTATCGCGTCGAGATGTACGAAACGGGCAAACAGACGAACCGCAATCGCACAGGAACGTTCGTGCGCAAGTACCGGCCGGAGATTTTTCCGCTGTACAAGAGCTATGCGGGTGGAGCGGGCAAGGAAAGCACCGTTGACAAGCGTCAGAACGTCCTTGCGAATCCGATGCTGTGGCTACTGGTTGGCGGTATGGCCGTCGTGGTTGCGGTGGGCTGGTGGGGCGCGTGGCGGTTTTTTCATCCGCCTGGCCGACCGGCTGCGGCCAAAGCGGCTGCGAGCGCTGCTCACGCATCGGCCGCTTCGGGCACATCAGCGGTGAGTACGACGCCTGCAGTGCCGCCCGTATCAGACGTGTGGCGTGTGGTCGGTGGCTACACAGTAGATGGCCTGTCGTGGGTACTGCTCGCGGACGCTGCAGGACATCTGCGCGTCGAGTCGCCGGCCGCGTTCATCGGTAGTGGCATTACGCGCGTTGGCGTGGTCGACGGCCAGCGTGTCACTCAATGGTCCGGTGCTGGCAAGTCGGGTTCATTGCTCGCAGGGGCGGCCAAATGA
- a CDS encoding type II secretion system protein GspD, with amino-acid sequence MKRWLVTLLAVCRLAMADPSTGTAGMPPLPPGMPPVTSPAITPTIASMGALPRIGGSRIDLRFVPVAQVVDLIYADLLQAPYVIDPDVLTDTRPVSFRFDRAQGDVRAFLSSFLDSLGYSVTQRDGVDYVAKAKLSKEQADRDTFVYTPKYRNADYLSRLVAPMFQGRFTENHPVATPEGAKVASDVPQTSAAGLIDQSADVLVFVGSAREVVMLKKLLPDLDTPVGNVSVRAWVYEVTETGNNNSAFQLAMSVLGGRVGASLNVGSIHDTDNAIRLSVGGFSAALAALNSDSRFKVLTSPNLRVRSGDTASLNVGESVPVIGSVSYPSASAAPVQSVQYQDAGVIFQVQPTVKRDTIDLHLVEEISSFVKTTTGVNDSPTKDTRKVESSFSVADGDVLLIGGLTQDQDTRVNSGLSFLPRWMAGHTGTTAKTEILLLLQVQKI; translated from the coding sequence ATGAAACGCTGGCTTGTCACGCTGCTGGCTGTCTGCCGCCTGGCAATGGCTGACCCGTCGACCGGCACGGCGGGCATGCCTCCATTGCCGCCAGGCATGCCGCCGGTTACTTCCCCTGCGATAACGCCGACCATTGCGTCGATGGGTGCATTGCCGCGCATCGGTGGCTCGCGCATCGATCTGCGGTTTGTGCCGGTCGCGCAGGTGGTCGACCTGATTTACGCCGATCTGCTGCAGGCGCCCTATGTGATCGATCCGGACGTGCTGACCGATACGCGGCCGGTGTCGTTCCGCTTTGACCGCGCACAGGGCGACGTACGCGCGTTCCTGTCGTCGTTTCTCGATTCGCTCGGCTACAGCGTGACGCAACGCGATGGCGTCGACTACGTGGCAAAGGCGAAGCTCTCGAAAGAACAGGCCGACCGGGATACGTTCGTGTACACGCCGAAATACCGGAATGCCGATTACCTCTCGCGTCTCGTCGCACCGATGTTCCAGGGCCGCTTTACCGAAAACCATCCGGTAGCGACGCCGGAAGGGGCGAAGGTCGCCAGCGACGTACCGCAGACATCGGCCGCGGGGCTTATCGACCAGTCGGCCGATGTACTGGTGTTCGTCGGTTCGGCGCGTGAGGTGGTGATGTTGAAAAAGCTGCTGCCCGATCTGGATACGCCGGTAGGCAATGTATCGGTGCGTGCGTGGGTCTATGAGGTCACAGAAACGGGCAACAACAATTCGGCGTTCCAGCTTGCAATGAGCGTGCTAGGTGGGCGCGTGGGGGCTTCGCTGAACGTCGGGAGCATCCACGACACCGACAACGCGATACGGCTGTCTGTGGGCGGTTTTAGCGCGGCGCTGGCTGCGTTGAACAGTGACTCGCGGTTCAAGGTGTTGACGTCGCCCAATCTTCGCGTGCGCTCGGGCGATACGGCCAGTCTGAACGTTGGTGAGTCGGTGCCGGTGATCGGCTCGGTGTCGTATCCGAGCGCATCGGCCGCGCCGGTGCAGAGCGTCCAGTATCAGGACGCGGGTGTGATTTTTCAGGTGCAGCCGACCGTGAAGCGCGACACGATAGACCTGCACCTCGTTGAGGAAATCAGCAGTTTCGTGAAGACAACGACGGGCGTGAACGACTCTCCGACCAAGGACACGCGCAAGGTCGAAAGCTCGTTCAGCGTGGCCGATGGTGATGTGCTGCTGATTGGCGGACTGACGCAGGATCAGGACACGCGTGTGAACAGCGGCTTGTCGTTCCTGCCGCGATGGATGGCGGGACATACGGGAACGACGGCGAAAACTGAAATCCTGCTGCTGTTGCAGGTTCAGAAAATCTGA